Below is a window of Cytobacillus firmus DNA.
CTGGAATTCGTTTTGGTCCTCTCCGTTATCCACAAATTCGAACAGCACTATAATTTTATCGGTTTCCCCAGGGGCCAGGCCATCCGGCACTGTTCCACCGCCTACAAAATTATCAATGGCTGTTAAATCCGGAGTTTGTGTCTGAAGGTCATGTAAAGTCGTCTCTGCAACCTGTACGGTTGCGTTAGCCTGATTGTATAAGATTGTGACTTTAATATGCTTGCCGAAATCATCTGCATTTGCAGCCCCATTTAATTTTGCATCTTCCACCTGATAGTTTGTATGCAGCAAGATCTTGAAAATATCAAGAGTCCCGCTATTTGTAATGGTAAATTCACGTGAAACCTCGTCACCTGGTTTTAAATCGCCAATATTGACGATTGTTTCAGGGTTTACCGCCAAATCGAGTGTACCTGCTGCAAACGTGTTATTTGTAACCTCGGTATCGCTGAAATAAGCGTATGTACCCCCACCCATTAATGAAAAACCTAAAGCAGCTGTCAAAAGTCCTTTACTTACCTTTTTTGCAAATCCCATGTGTTACTTCCTCCTTTGAATACTATAAATTTATTTAACTCTTATTTACCTGTGGCAGATAAGAGGCATAACCGAAATATTAAGCGTTTTTAGTTTCGTATTCTTTAAGAGCCAGAAAAATAGTCCTCCCTGCAGATAGCAGCAGGAGCAGTCCCGGGATAAACAGCAGGAGTGCGGCTCCTTCCTTGGATGCTGCAAATTCAGCCGCATAGCCTGCATATGGGATGGTAAAACCCGCATATTTACCGGTTATATTTTCATGCTGCACATATTCCATATCCGGTGCGTCATTGTTGTCGCCTTTCGTTTGATATAAAACCCCGGCTTTCGTTTTCTTTACTTCGACAATTCTATGGGTAATTAATTTATCTCCTGATTTAAATGTAATAATATCTTCCGTTTTTAAATGTTCTTTACTGTCCGGCTGTTTCACTACAATGATGGATCCTGTCATGAAAGTCGGTTCCATCGATCCCGATAAAACAGCTTTTGCCTGATAACCAATAAGGGACGGTTCTC
It encodes the following:
- a CDS encoding TasA family protein, giving the protein MGFAKKVSKGLLTAALGFSLMGGGTYAYFSDTEVTNNTFAAGTLDLAVNPETIVNIGDLKPGDEVSREFTITNSGTLDIFKILLHTNYQVEDAKLNGAANADDFGKHIKVTILYNQANATVQVAETTLHDLQTQTPDLTAIDNFVGGGTVPDGLAPGETDKIIVLFEFVDNGEDQNEFQGDALQVEWKFNAEQAEGTVK
- the sipW gene encoding signal peptidase I SipW — encoded protein: MKKTLKILSKCISAAGLMLLCLLAVWVISSKASGGEPSLIGYQAKAVLSGSMEPTFMTGSIIVVKQPDSKEHLKTEDIITFKSGDKLITHRIVEVKKTKAGVLYQTKGDNNDAPDMEYVQHENITGKYAGFTIPYAGYAAEFAASKEGAALLLFIPGLLLLLSAGRTIFLALKEYETKNA